The following proteins are encoded in a genomic region of Streptomyces sp. NBC_01723:
- a CDS encoding GntR family transcriptional regulator, whose translation MTSVPTPIPSRTQYVLEEIKRRILTGRLTPGQALVETDLAAQFGVSKTPVREALKTLAGTGLVVMSQYKGVTVRMVDADMAREVYDVRLLLEPEALRRAVRRGASLDAARSALTRADQATDTAERSLANREFHRALYVPCGNPLLGRMLDEVRDQAALVSAVAWAADPSWQREAGEHQEILRLALAGDADGAARALHAHIASFVERAFPEAGTAAQEEDGQA comes from the coding sequence ATGACCTCTGTGCCCACGCCGATCCCCTCCCGCACGCAGTACGTGCTGGAGGAGATCAAACGCCGCATCCTCACCGGCCGGCTGACGCCGGGACAGGCACTGGTCGAGACCGACCTCGCCGCACAGTTCGGGGTGTCCAAGACACCGGTGCGCGAGGCGCTCAAGACGCTGGCCGGTACCGGACTGGTCGTGATGAGCCAGTACAAGGGCGTCACGGTGCGCATGGTGGACGCGGACATGGCGCGCGAGGTCTACGACGTGCGGCTGCTCCTGGAGCCCGAGGCCCTGCGGCGCGCCGTGCGCCGCGGCGCCTCCCTGGACGCCGCCCGCTCCGCGCTGACCCGGGCCGACCAGGCCACCGACACGGCCGAACGGTCGCTGGCCAACCGCGAGTTCCACCGCGCCCTGTACGTGCCCTGCGGCAACCCGCTGCTGGGCCGGATGCTCGACGAGGTCCGCGACCAGGCGGCCCTCGTCTCCGCCGTCGCCTGGGCCGCCGACCCCTCCTGGCAGCGGGAGGCCGGCGAGCACCAGGAGATCCTGCGCCTCGCCCTCGCCGGTGACGCGGACGGCGCGGCCCGCGCCCTGCACGCGCACATCGCGTCCTTCGTCGAGCGGGCCTTCCCCGAAGCGGGGACGGCGGCCCAGGAAGAGGACGGTCAGGCATGA
- a CDS encoding NAD-dependent epimerase/dehydratase family protein, which yields MPAPRTVLLTGAAGGLGTLMRDLLPAHGYALRPLDLRPVEGEPDAIVADLADRDALREAVRGVDAIIHLAGISLEAPFEKILKANIEGTYNLYEAAREEGVRRVVFASSNHAVGHTPRPRGDDPLIPVDTPRRPDTFYGLSKCFGEDLAQLYWDKHGIETVSVRIGSCFPEPTSVRMLSVWMSPADGARLFHAALTAENVGHTVVHGSSANTRLWWDLTSARALGYEPQDDSEPYAGKLVAEQGALDPDNPAHAYLGGHFVTDPPIWPY from the coding sequence ATGCCCGCTCCCCGCACCGTCCTGCTCACCGGCGCCGCCGGCGGCCTCGGCACCCTGATGCGGGACCTGCTCCCCGCCCACGGCTACGCACTGCGCCCGCTCGACCTGCGCCCCGTCGAGGGCGAGCCGGACGCGATCGTCGCCGACCTCGCCGACCGGGACGCGCTGCGCGAGGCGGTCCGCGGCGTCGACGCGATCATCCACCTCGCGGGCATCTCCCTGGAAGCCCCCTTCGAGAAGATCCTCAAGGCGAACATCGAGGGCACGTACAACCTGTACGAGGCCGCCCGCGAGGAAGGTGTCCGCCGCGTCGTCTTCGCCTCCTCCAACCACGCCGTCGGCCACACCCCGCGCCCCCGCGGCGACGACCCCCTCATCCCGGTCGACACGCCGCGCCGGCCGGACACCTTCTACGGCCTGTCCAAGTGCTTCGGCGAGGACCTGGCGCAGCTCTACTGGGACAAGCACGGCATCGAGACCGTCTCCGTCCGCATCGGCTCCTGCTTCCCCGAGCCGACCAGCGTGCGCATGCTCTCGGTGTGGATGAGCCCCGCGGACGGCGCCCGCCTCTTCCACGCCGCCCTCACCGCAGAGAACGTCGGGCACACCGTCGTCCACGGCTCCTCGGCCAACACCCGCCTGTGGTGGGACCTCACCTCCGCGCGGGCGCTCGGCTACGAGCCGCAGGACGACTCCGAGCCGTACGCCGGCAAACTCGTCGCGGAACAGGGCGCGCTCGACCCGGACAACCCGGCACACGCGTACCTGGGCGGCCACTTCGTGACCGACCCCCCGATCTGGCCGTACTGA
- a CDS encoding dihydrodipicolinate synthase family protein gives MTATFETQRAALADVVAIPVTPFAEDGSVDPATYRALLRRLLDGGITTLTPNGNTGEFYALSPAERRLVTELTVEEAGDRAAILVGVGHDLPTAVASARHARELGASMVMVHQPVHPYVAQGGWVDYHRAIAEAVPELGVVPYIRNDRLTGARLTELADACPNVLGVKYAVPDAARFAAFARDAGLERFVWIAGLAEPYAPSYFSAGATGFTSGLVNVAPAVSLNMIEALRSGDYPAAMKVWEQIRRFEELRAANGSANNVTVVKEALAALGLCRREVRPPSKPLPESERAEVAAIAAGWSI, from the coding sequence ATGACAGCGACGTTCGAGACCCAGCGGGCGGCCCTGGCCGACGTGGTGGCGATCCCGGTGACCCCGTTCGCCGAGGACGGCTCCGTCGACCCCGCCACCTACCGGGCCCTGCTGCGTCGTCTCCTCGACGGCGGCATCACGACGCTCACCCCCAACGGCAACACCGGCGAGTTCTACGCCCTCTCCCCGGCCGAGCGGCGCCTGGTCACCGAACTGACCGTCGAGGAGGCGGGCGACCGCGCCGCGATCCTGGTCGGCGTCGGCCACGACCTGCCGACCGCCGTCGCCTCCGCACGGCACGCCCGGGAACTGGGCGCCTCGATGGTGATGGTCCACCAGCCCGTCCACCCCTACGTCGCCCAGGGCGGCTGGGTCGACTACCACCGCGCCATCGCCGAGGCCGTGCCCGAACTCGGCGTCGTGCCCTACATCCGCAACGACCGGCTCACCGGCGCCCGCCTCACCGAACTCGCCGACGCCTGCCCCAACGTCCTCGGCGTCAAGTACGCCGTACCGGACGCCGCCAGGTTCGCCGCCTTCGCCCGCGACGCCGGCCTCGAACGCTTCGTGTGGATCGCGGGTCTGGCCGAGCCCTACGCCCCCTCGTACTTCAGCGCGGGAGCCACCGGCTTCACCTCGGGGCTGGTGAACGTCGCCCCGGCCGTGTCGCTGAACATGATCGAAGCGCTTCGCTCGGGCGACTACCCGGCCGCCATGAAGGTCTGGGAGCAGATCCGCCGCTTCGAGGAGCTGCGCGCCGCCAACGGCTCCGCCAACAACGTCACCGTGGTCAAGGAGGCCCTCGCCGCCCTCGGCCTGTGCCGGCGGGAGGTCCGCCCGCCGAGCAAGCCCCTGCCCGAGAGCGAGCGCGCCGAGGTCGCCGCCATCGCCGCCGGATGGTCGATATGA
- a CDS encoding 5-dehydro-4-deoxyglucarate dehydratase, with protein sequence MTSAPLAERITAPSGPLFFPVTAFGPDGGLDLDAYRTHVRQGVEAGAAAVFACCGTGEFHALTPEEFEVCVRAAVEETAGRVPVVAGAGYGTALAVRHARLAEAAGADGLLAMPPYLVVAGQEGLVRHYREVAAATSLPVIVYQRDNAVFTPESVVELARTDGIVGLKDGLGDLDLVQRIISAVRTALPGGDFLYFNGLPTAEQTQLAYRALGVTLYSSAAFCFAPEIALAFHRALRTGDDALVHRLLDGFYRPFVELRAQGRGYAVALVKAGVRLRGLDVGEVRTPLQEPAEDHVKQLARIIERGYALLDAEPVAGEGK encoded by the coding sequence GTGACCTCAGCCCCTCTCGCCGAACGGATCACGGCCCCCAGCGGGCCGCTGTTCTTCCCCGTCACGGCGTTCGGCCCCGACGGCGGCCTCGACCTCGACGCCTACCGCACCCATGTGCGCCAGGGGGTCGAGGCCGGGGCCGCCGCCGTGTTCGCCTGCTGCGGCACCGGCGAGTTCCACGCCCTCACGCCCGAGGAGTTCGAGGTCTGCGTCCGCGCGGCGGTCGAGGAGACGGCGGGACGGGTGCCCGTGGTGGCGGGCGCGGGCTACGGCACCGCCCTCGCCGTGCGCCACGCCCGCCTCGCCGAGGCGGCCGGCGCCGACGGACTGCTCGCCATGCCGCCCTACCTGGTGGTCGCCGGACAGGAGGGGCTGGTGCGGCACTACCGGGAGGTGGCCGCCGCGACCTCCCTGCCCGTGATCGTCTACCAGCGGGACAACGCCGTCTTCACCCCGGAGAGCGTGGTCGAACTGGCCCGCACGGACGGGATCGTCGGCCTCAAGGACGGGCTCGGCGACCTCGACCTGGTGCAGCGCATCATCAGTGCCGTGCGCACCGCGCTGCCCGGCGGCGACTTCCTGTACTTCAACGGCCTGCCGACCGCCGAGCAGACCCAGCTCGCCTACCGCGCGCTCGGCGTCACCCTGTACTCCTCCGCCGCGTTCTGCTTCGCGCCCGAGATCGCCCTCGCCTTCCACCGGGCGCTGCGCACCGGCGACGACGCGCTCGTGCACCGTCTGCTCGACGGCTTCTACCGGCCCTTCGTCGAACTGCGTGCCCAGGGCCGCGGGTACGCCGTCGCCCTGGTCAAGGCGGGCGTACGGCTGCGCGGCCTGGACGTGGGGGAGGTGCGGACGCCGTTGCAGGAGCCGGCCGAGGACCACGTGAAGCAGCTCGCCCGGATCATCGAGCGGGGTTACGCGCTGCTCGACGCGGAGCCCGTCGCGGGGGAGGGCAAGTGA
- a CDS encoding carbohydrate ABC transporter permease → MITKEATAPAPAPTRTDHEPPRPAGKRRPAWDEVPRWQIYLPLGIYLVFTLVPFYWILLFALRPAGSTSLVPWPMTFDHFEKVWTDRSFGTFFQNSVYVGVATLVMTTLVALAGGYALARFDFKVKRVFMLGLLCSQFVPGALLLVPLFEIFAELQMINSLGSVIIAETVFQLPLSIILISNFIKNVPYSLEEAAWVDGCGRFRAFRIVVLPLLRPGLIAVGSFAFVHSWNHFLFALMFLNNQSKQTIPVGLNSLMSADSVDLGALAAGGIVAAVPVVIVFAFIQKWLITGFSAGAVKG, encoded by the coding sequence GTGATCACCAAGGAGGCCACCGCGCCCGCCCCCGCGCCGACGCGGACCGACCACGAACCGCCGCGGCCGGCCGGGAAACGCCGCCCCGCCTGGGACGAGGTCCCCCGCTGGCAGATCTACCTCCCGCTCGGCATCTACCTCGTCTTCACCCTGGTCCCGTTCTACTGGATCCTGCTCTTCGCGCTGCGCCCGGCGGGCTCGACCTCGCTGGTGCCCTGGCCGATGACGTTCGACCACTTCGAGAAGGTGTGGACCGACCGAAGCTTCGGCACCTTCTTCCAGAACAGCGTCTACGTAGGCGTCGCCACCCTGGTGATGACCACCCTCGTCGCCCTGGCCGGCGGCTACGCCCTCGCCCGGTTCGACTTCAAGGTCAAGCGGGTCTTCATGCTCGGCCTGCTGTGCTCCCAGTTCGTGCCCGGCGCGCTGCTGCTCGTGCCGCTGTTCGAGATCTTCGCCGAACTCCAGATGATCAACTCGCTCGGCAGCGTCATCATCGCCGAGACCGTCTTCCAGCTGCCGCTGTCGATCATCCTGATCAGCAACTTCATCAAGAACGTGCCGTACTCCCTGGAGGAGGCGGCCTGGGTCGACGGCTGCGGCCGGTTCCGGGCCTTCCGGATCGTCGTGCTGCCGCTGCTGCGGCCGGGTCTGATCGCGGTGGGTTCCTTCGCCTTCGTGCACTCCTGGAACCACTTCCTGTTCGCCCTGATGTTCCTCAACAACCAGTCCAAGCAGACCATCCCGGTCGGCCTCAACTCCCTGATGAGCGCGGACAGCGTCGACCTCGGCGCGCTCGCGGCGGGCGGCATCGTCGCCGCGGTCCCCGTCGTGATCGTCTTCGCCTTCATCCAGAAGTGGCTGATCACCGGCTTCAGCGCGGGGG
- the araD gene encoding L-arabinonate dehydratase codes for MTPRKSPEQLRSHQWYGSGVSSGLRSFSHRARTRQLGYLPEEHLGKPVIAILNTWSDINPCHVHLRDRAQAVKRGVWQAGGFPLEFPVSTLSETFQKPTPMLYRNLLAMETEELLRSYPVDGAVLMGGCDKSTPALLMGAASVDLPAVFVPAGPMLPGHWRGETLGSGTDMWKYWDDMRAGLIGDCEMHELESGLARSPGHCMTMGTASTLTAAAEALGVTVPGASSIPAVDSGHDRMAAAAGLRIVELVHRDRKPSDILTADAFEDAVTTVLGLGGSTNAVIHLIAMAGRAGVTLTLDDFDRIARTVPVLANVRPGGQTYLMEDFHFAGGLPGFLSRITDLLHLDRPTVAHDTMREQLDGALVHHDDVIRPRDNPVASEGGVAVLRGNLCPDGAVIKHIAAEPHLLKHTGRAVVFDDYRTMQRTINDPDLNITADSVLVLRGSGPRGGPGMPEYGMLPIPDHLLKQGVRDMVRISDARMSGTSYGACVLHVAPESHVGGPLALVRTGDSITLDVEARSLRLDVDDEELARRRAAWTPPPARAERGYGALYDEQITQADTGCDFEFLARPGAVRDPYAG; via the coding sequence ATGACACCCAGGAAATCCCCCGAACAGCTGCGCAGCCACCAGTGGTACGGCAGCGGCGTCTCCTCGGGCCTGCGCTCCTTCAGCCACCGCGCCCGCACCCGGCAGCTCGGCTACCTGCCCGAGGAGCACCTCGGCAAGCCCGTCATCGCCATCCTCAACACCTGGTCCGACATCAACCCCTGCCACGTCCACCTGCGCGACCGCGCCCAGGCGGTCAAGCGGGGTGTGTGGCAGGCGGGCGGATTCCCGCTGGAGTTCCCGGTCTCCACGCTGAGCGAGACCTTCCAGAAGCCGACGCCCATGCTCTACCGCAACCTCCTCGCCATGGAGACCGAGGAGCTGCTGCGCTCCTACCCGGTGGACGGCGCCGTGCTGATGGGCGGCTGCGACAAGTCGACCCCCGCCTTGCTGATGGGCGCCGCCAGCGTCGACCTCCCGGCGGTGTTCGTCCCCGCCGGGCCGATGCTCCCCGGGCACTGGCGCGGCGAGACCCTCGGCTCCGGCACCGACATGTGGAAGTACTGGGACGACATGCGGGCCGGCCTCATCGGCGACTGCGAGATGCACGAACTGGAGAGCGGTCTGGCCCGCTCGCCCGGCCACTGCATGACGATGGGTACGGCGTCCACGCTGACCGCCGCCGCCGAGGCCCTCGGCGTCACGGTCCCGGGCGCCTCCAGCATCCCGGCCGTCGACTCCGGCCACGACCGGATGGCCGCCGCGGCCGGCCTGCGCATCGTGGAACTGGTCCACCGGGACCGGAAACCGAGCGACATCCTCACCGCGGACGCCTTCGAGGACGCGGTCACCACGGTCCTCGGCCTCGGCGGCTCCACCAACGCCGTCATCCACCTGATCGCCATGGCGGGCCGCGCGGGCGTCACCCTCACGCTCGACGACTTCGACCGCATCGCCCGCACGGTGCCGGTCCTGGCCAACGTGCGGCCCGGCGGACAGACGTACCTGATGGAGGACTTCCACTTCGCCGGCGGCCTGCCCGGCTTCCTCTCCCGCATCACCGACCTGCTCCACCTGGACCGGCCCACCGTCGCGCACGACACGATGCGGGAACAGCTGGACGGCGCCCTCGTCCACCACGACGACGTCATCCGGCCCCGGGACAACCCCGTCGCGAGCGAGGGCGGGGTGGCCGTCCTGCGCGGCAACCTCTGTCCGGACGGCGCGGTCATCAAGCACATCGCCGCCGAGCCGCACCTGCTCAAGCACACCGGGCGCGCGGTCGTCTTCGACGACTACCGGACCATGCAGCGCACCATCAACGACCCGGACCTGAACATCACCGCCGACAGCGTGCTGGTGCTGCGCGGCTCCGGCCCCAGGGGCGGCCCCGGCATGCCCGAGTACGGGATGCTGCCCATCCCCGACCACCTGCTCAAGCAGGGCGTGCGCGACATGGTCCGGATCTCCGACGCCCGGATGAGCGGCACGAGTTACGGCGCCTGCGTGCTGCACGTGGCGCCCGAGTCGCACGTCGGCGGACCGCTCGCGCTGGTGCGCACCGGCGACTCCATCACCCTCGACGTCGAGGCACGCTCGCTGCGGCTCGACGTGGACGACGAGGAGCTGGCGCGGCGCCGGGCGGCGTGGACGCCGCCGCCCGCCCGCGCCGAGCGCGGCTACGGCGCGCTCTACGACGAACAGATCACCCAGGCCGACACCGGCTGCGACTTCGAGTTCCTGGCCCGCCCGGGCGCGGTGCGGGACCCGTACGCCGGCTGA
- a CDS encoding DeoR/GlpR family DNA-binding transcription regulator: MGTRTAEERQREIVRIARATGSVDVTALASELGVAKETVRRDLRALEDHGLVRRTHGGAYPVESAGFETTLAFRATSHVPEKRRIASAAAELLGDAETVFVDEGFTPQLIAEALPRDRPLTVVTASLPVAGALAEADDTSVLLLGGRVRPGTLATVDHWTTKMLAGFVVDLAYIGANGISREHGLTTPDPAVSEVKAQAIRAARRTVFAGAHTKFGAVSFCRFAEVGALEAIVTSTLLPTAEAHRYSLLGPQVIRV; this comes from the coding sequence ATGGGCACGAGGACGGCGGAAGAGCGGCAGCGCGAGATCGTGCGGATCGCCCGCGCCACCGGTTCGGTCGACGTCACCGCGCTCGCCTCCGAGCTGGGCGTCGCCAAGGAGACCGTACGCCGGGACCTGCGCGCGCTGGAGGACCACGGCCTGGTCCGCCGCACCCACGGCGGCGCCTATCCGGTGGAGAGCGCCGGATTCGAGACCACGCTCGCCTTCCGCGCCACCAGCCACGTGCCCGAGAAGCGCCGGATCGCCTCCGCCGCCGCCGAGCTGCTGGGCGACGCGGAGACCGTCTTCGTGGACGAGGGCTTCACCCCCCAGCTGATCGCCGAGGCCCTGCCCCGGGACCGGCCGCTGACCGTGGTCACCGCGTCCCTCCCGGTCGCCGGCGCCCTCGCCGAGGCCGACGACACCTCCGTCCTGCTGCTCGGCGGCCGGGTCCGTCCGGGCACCCTGGCCACCGTCGACCACTGGACGACGAAGATGCTGGCCGGCTTCGTCGTCGACCTGGCGTACATCGGCGCCAACGGCATCTCCCGCGAGCACGGCCTCACCACCCCCGACCCCGCGGTCAGTGAGGTCAAGGCACAGGCCATCCGGGCCGCCCGCCGCACCGTGTTCGCCGGCGCGCACACCAAGTTCGGGGCGGTGAGCTTCTGCCGGTTCGCGGAGGTCGGCGCCCTGGAGGCGATCGTCACCAGCACGCTGCTGCCCACCGCCGAGGCACACCGCTACTCCCTGCTCGGACCGCAGGTCATCCGCGTCTGA
- a CDS encoding carbohydrate ABC transporter permease codes for MAQAAAVAKPPAPPRRRRASATPRRLPYLLIGPAVLLMLGFIAYPVISVFYYSLQHYNPTKPWRNGFAGFDNFVRIFTDDPVFLDTLVFSAKWVFVEVGLQLLFGLALALIVNQTFVGRGVGRALVFSPWAVSGVLTSAIWVLLYNSQTGITRYLADMGIGTYGTSWLSDTSTVFSAAVVADLWRGVPFFAILILADLQSVSKDLYEAAEVDGASRLKQFWHITLPHLKDAIILSTLLRAVWEFNNVDLLYTLTGGGPAGVTTTLPLYIANTSVDAHDFGYASALTTVAFVILLFCSIVYLRLSKFGGENK; via the coding sequence ATGGCCCAAGCCGCAGCCGTGGCGAAACCGCCCGCGCCACCCCGGCGGCGCCGTGCCTCCGCCACCCCGCGCAGGCTCCCCTACCTGCTGATCGGGCCGGCCGTCCTGCTGATGCTGGGCTTCATCGCCTATCCGGTCATCAGCGTCTTCTACTACAGCCTGCAGCACTACAACCCCACCAAGCCGTGGCGCAACGGCTTCGCGGGCTTCGACAACTTCGTCCGGATCTTCACCGACGACCCGGTGTTCCTGGACACCCTCGTCTTCAGCGCCAAGTGGGTCTTCGTCGAGGTCGGGCTGCAACTGCTCTTCGGCCTGGCGCTGGCGCTCATCGTCAACCAGACCTTCGTCGGCCGGGGTGTGGGGCGCGCCCTGGTCTTCTCCCCCTGGGCCGTCTCCGGGGTCCTCACCTCCGCCATCTGGGTGCTGCTCTACAACTCCCAGACCGGCATCACCCGTTACCTCGCCGACATGGGCATCGGCACCTACGGCACCAGCTGGCTCTCGGACACCTCCACCGTGTTCTCCGCGGCGGTCGTCGCCGACCTGTGGCGCGGCGTCCCCTTCTTCGCGATCCTCATCCTCGCCGACCTCCAGTCCGTCTCCAAGGACCTGTACGAGGCCGCCGAGGTCGACGGGGCGAGCCGCCTCAAGCAGTTCTGGCACATCACGCTGCCGCACCTGAAGGACGCCATCATCCTGTCCACCCTGCTGCGCGCGGTGTGGGAGTTCAACAACGTCGACCTGCTCTACACCCTGACCGGCGGCGGACCCGCGGGCGTCACCACGACCCTGCCGCTGTACATCGCCAACACCAGCGTCGACGCCCACGACTTCGGCTACGCGTCGGCCCTCACCACGGTCGCGTTCGTGATCCTGCTCTTCTGCTCGATCGTCTACCTGCGGCTGAGCAAGTTCGGAGGCGAGAACAAGTGA
- a CDS encoding MFS transporter translates to MTPRTTKTARTRGPWAVSRVLRDREAGLYLAGVVVSGFGTSAMWLVSGVWVKDLTGSDGLAALCVLALWAPTLAGPALGTVADRVRRRPLLIATSLLTAGLLLTLFAVDSPDMLWLLFAVLFGYGAAGVVHDAAEAALVAATVEPRLLGDFNGLRTTANEGMKLVAPPAGAALYTAYGGPGVALLDAATFVLATGVYAALRVREAPPPRPAVNGWRQAAEGARLLWGHPRLRPLVLAGGATMLCAGVNGATVYALVDRLGHSPTYAGALYAVQGAGSVAVGLLAGPALRRLGGRRFAAAGITLLAVAVAARAVPYDAVALFSGAAIGAGLPAVLIAALTAVQHETPGPLLGRVTATATSLVFAPNVLGLAAGAALVELVPLRLLLPALGIALMATAALIARRPRENPGRTPL, encoded by the coding sequence ATGACACCAAGGACGACGAAGACAGCCCGGACGCGGGGACCCTGGGCGGTGTCCCGGGTCCTGCGCGACCGCGAAGCGGGCCTGTATCTGGCCGGGGTGGTGGTGTCCGGCTTCGGCACCTCGGCGATGTGGCTGGTGTCCGGGGTGTGGGTGAAGGACCTCACCGGCTCGGACGGACTCGCGGCACTGTGCGTGCTCGCGCTGTGGGCGCCGACCCTGGCCGGCCCGGCGCTGGGTACCGTGGCGGACCGCGTGCGCCGCCGGCCGCTGCTGATCGCCACGAGCCTGCTGACGGCCGGCCTCCTGCTCACGCTGTTCGCCGTCGACTCACCGGACATGCTGTGGCTGCTGTTCGCGGTGCTGTTCGGGTACGGCGCGGCGGGCGTCGTCCACGACGCGGCCGAGGCGGCACTCGTCGCCGCCACCGTCGAGCCGCGGCTGCTCGGCGACTTCAACGGGCTGCGCACCACCGCCAACGAGGGCATGAAACTGGTGGCGCCACCGGCCGGCGCGGCCCTCTACACGGCGTACGGCGGCCCGGGCGTGGCCCTGCTGGACGCGGCGACGTTCGTGCTGGCCACGGGGGTGTACGCGGCCCTGCGGGTACGCGAGGCGCCGCCGCCCCGCCCCGCGGTGAACGGATGGCGGCAGGCGGCCGAGGGCGCCCGCCTGCTGTGGGGCCACCCCCGGCTGCGCCCGCTCGTCCTCGCCGGCGGCGCCACGATGCTGTGTGCCGGCGTCAACGGCGCCACGGTCTACGCCCTCGTGGACCGCCTCGGGCACTCCCCCACGTACGCGGGTGCGCTGTACGCCGTCCAGGGGGCCGGGTCCGTGGCGGTGGGCCTGCTGGCCGGGCCCGCGCTGCGGCGACTGGGCGGGCGCCGCTTCGCCGCCGCCGGGATCACCCTGCTCGCGGTGGCGGTCGCGGCGCGGGCGGTCCCGTACGACGCGGTGGCGCTGTTCTCCGGCGCGGCGATCGGCGCGGGGCTGCCCGCGGTGCTGATCGCCGCCCTGACCGCGGTCCAGCACGAGACGCCCGGACCGCTCCTGGGCCGGGTCACCGCGACGGCCACCTCGCTCGTCTTCGCCCCGAACGTCCTGGGCCTGGCGGCGGGAGCGGCCCTGGTGGAGCTGGTGCCCCTGCGGTTGCTGCTGCCCGCCCTGGGCATCGCCCTGATGGCAACGGCGGCGCTCATCGCCCGCCGCCCGCGGGAGAATCCCGGCCGCACGCCGCTGTGA
- a CDS encoding TIGR03086 family metal-binding protein, whose product MTHDTTTLDLGPQTRVLARLAEGVSDARLADPTPCPDLAVRNLLGHLTGLAVAFRDAARKDLGATTDTAPEVSVPDIGPGWREELSGVLGELAVAWRDPGAWAGMTRAGGIDLPGEVAGAVVADELVIHGWDLARATGQEYRPDPAALQAAYGLLSAAAEEADRDEGMFGPVVAVPDDAPLLERAVGLSGRDPGWSRPAR is encoded by the coding sequence ATGACCCACGACACCACGACCCTCGATCTCGGCCCGCAGACGCGGGTCCTGGCCCGCCTCGCCGAGGGCGTGAGCGACGCGCGGCTGGCCGACCCGACGCCGTGCCCCGACCTCGCCGTCCGCAACCTGCTCGGCCACCTGACCGGCCTGGCCGTCGCCTTCCGCGACGCCGCGCGCAAGGACCTCGGCGCCACCACCGACACCGCCCCGGAGGTATCCGTGCCGGACATCGGGCCCGGCTGGCGCGAGGAACTGTCCGGGGTGCTCGGCGAACTCGCGGTGGCCTGGCGCGACCCCGGTGCCTGGGCCGGCATGACCCGGGCCGGCGGCATCGACCTGCCCGGCGAGGTCGCCGGCGCCGTCGTCGCCGACGAACTGGTCATCCACGGCTGGGACCTCGCCCGCGCGACCGGCCAGGAGTACCGCCCCGACCCGGCCGCGCTCCAGGCGGCGTACGGCCTGCTCAGTGCCGCCGCCGAGGAGGCCGACCGGGACGAGGGCATGTTCGGGCCGGTCGTCGCCGTGCCCGACGACGCGCCGCTGCTGGAGCGCGCGGTGGGCCTGAGCGGACGCGACCCCGGATGGAGCCGCCCCGCCCGGTAG